From the genome of Limisalsivibrio acetivorans, one region includes:
- a CDS encoding FliH/SctL family protein has translation MSKKKIYKSEDKKFRYLEIENYGDVERGEKRYELETFGTGGYSAGEDTFSLNSFDDEVAKGASTVIGGTGQDSVRERIMELEKQKLEEEKAEAEQKQNAPKKPQSDDGFKPMVEEGSEGEEPEEEEKPAMDEEELKKLLEAEYKKGFDEGHRKGYDEASGSAQREYEKQKKDYIDMLKSCYSEVGEQAKVFADAVEELDSVLPDMIVGFVKELIGFERKANDKLAVSVIRKTLDKLSDLENVVFKVNPEDLEAVRSELPAFDSEADPSVEQGGVRISTNIGEMDYTIETMLENFEKRIYEELNSSEQDQ, from the coding sequence ATGTCTAAAAAGAAGATCTATAAATCCGAAGACAAAAAATTCCGTTATCTTGAGATAGAGAACTACGGCGATGTGGAGCGTGGTGAAAAACGCTACGAGCTGGAGACGTTCGGAACCGGAGGGTATTCCGCCGGTGAGGATACGTTCAGCCTCAACAGTTTTGATGATGAGGTTGCCAAAGGAGCCTCCACCGTCATAGGAGGCACCGGTCAGGATTCAGTGCGTGAACGGATAATGGAGCTTGAGAAGCAGAAGCTGGAAGAGGAGAAAGCGGAGGCTGAGCAGAAGCAGAACGCACCGAAGAAGCCCCAGAGTGATGACGGCTTTAAGCCGATGGTGGAGGAGGGCTCGGAGGGCGAGGAGCCCGAAGAAGAGGAGAAGCCCGCCATGGATGAGGAGGAGCTTAAGAAACTCCTTGAAGCGGAATACAAAAAGGGCTTCGATGAGGGGCACCGTAAGGGTTACGATGAGGCCTCCGGCAGTGCCCAGCGTGAATATGAGAAGCAGAAGAAGGACTATATAGATATGCTGAAATCCTGCTACAGCGAGGTTGGCGAACAGGCCAAGGTTTTCGCCGATGCCGTTGAGGAGCTGGATTCGGTTCTTCCCGATATGATAGTGGGCTTCGTTAAGGAGCTTATCGGCTTTGAGCGTAAGGCGAACGATAAACTGGCTGTATCTGTCATAAGGAAAACCCTTGATAAGCTGAGCGATCTTGAGAACGTGGTTTTCAAAGTCAACCCGGAGGATCTTGAAGCGGTGCGCTCAGAGCTCCCCGCCTTTGATTCAGAGGCTGACCCCTCTGTGGAGCAGGGTGGGGTGCGTATATCAACAAATATTGGCGAGATGGACTATACCATAGAGACCATGCTCGAAAACTTCGAAAAGCGGATATATGAAGAACTTAACTCGTCTGAACAGGATCAGTAA
- the fliE gene encoding flagellar hook-basal body complex protein FliE has protein sequence MADINNINFLLPNKLDEGASKQGNAEKTTDVDFSDLLKNALQDVNSAQVEADEAVQSVLNGETNDIHSTMIALQKADVSLKLMLEVRNKILEAYQEVMRTQL, from the coding sequence ATGGCCGACATCAATAATATCAACTTCCTGCTTCCGAATAAGCTGGATGAGGGTGCGTCCAAACAGGGCAATGCGGAAAAAACTACCGACGTTGATTTCTCCGATCTGCTCAAGAACGCACTTCAGGACGTGAATAGCGCCCAGGTTGAAGCTGATGAGGCTGTGCAGAGTGTTCTCAATGGTGAGACGAACGATATCCACTCCACCATGATCGCCCTGCAGAAAGCGGATGTTTCCCTTAAACTCATGCTTGAGGTCAGGAATAAGATTCTTGAGGCCTACCAAGAGGTAATGAGAACACAACTGTAG
- a CDS encoding sigma-54-dependent transcriptional regulator encodes MSETENRRVLIVDDDDNMREALRETVARMGVQTDTAENGRDGFQKASRIPYDLIISDMRMPEIDGLSMFNMIKSSGLETPVCFITAYGTVGNAVDALKLGAFDYILKPFSPEVIEELVRRTFELNEKTGPKGRKKNRAVFRSAFMARLFALAKDVAESEATVLITGESGTGKEVFARFIHENSRRAGGAFVAVNCAAIPENLMESELFGYEKGAFTGAVNRKPGKFELAEGGTILLDEIGEVPMHLQAKLLRVLQEREVERLGSTRPVKIDVRILATTNRELKKEVEEGNFREDLYYRLNVISIELPPLRDRREDVQELAEFFVEKYAEINRKGKCSLGEKALKALIDYEWPGNVRELEHTIERAVVLCRENIITERDLFLHGITVKQFLLEGDDYVPEAPAAKSGESGGDYSPPQEQPNGEEEPRNGSGLNVGSTIAEMERELILKTLEDVGGNRTKAAEILGITVRTLRNKLNEYRQSGHYSD; translated from the coding sequence ATGTCGGAAACAGAGAACAGAAGGGTATTGATTGTAGATGACGATGACAACATGCGTGAGGCTCTGCGGGAGACCGTAGCCCGTATGGGTGTGCAGACAGATACCGCCGAAAATGGGCGTGACGGCTTCCAGAAGGCATCCCGCATCCCCTATGACCTTATCATCAGCGATATGCGAATGCCCGAGATAGACGGGCTTTCAATGTTCAATATGATCAAATCCTCCGGTCTTGAGACTCCGGTATGCTTCATAACAGCCTACGGAACCGTGGGCAACGCTGTAGATGCACTTAAGCTCGGAGCCTTCGACTATATACTTAAACCTTTCTCGCCGGAGGTTATCGAGGAACTTGTCCGCAGAACCTTTGAGCTGAACGAGAAAACCGGTCCCAAGGGGAGGAAGAAGAACCGTGCCGTATTCCGAAGCGCCTTCATGGCGAGGCTTTTTGCTTTGGCGAAGGATGTGGCGGAGAGCGAGGCTACTGTGCTCATAACCGGTGAATCCGGTACGGGTAAAGAGGTTTTCGCCCGTTTTATCCATGAAAACAGCCGCAGAGCCGGCGGAGCGTTTGTTGCGGTGAACTGTGCAGCTATCCCGGAGAATCTCATGGAGAGTGAGCTTTTCGGTTATGAGAAGGGGGCGTTCACCGGTGCTGTGAACCGGAAGCCTGGAAAGTTTGAGCTGGCCGAAGGGGGAACCATACTCCTTGATGAGATAGGGGAGGTTCCCATGCACCTGCAGGCGAAGCTCCTTCGTGTTCTACAGGAGCGTGAGGTGGAACGTCTCGGCTCCACAAGACCCGTTAAGATCGATGTCCGTATTCTCGCCACCACCAACCGTGAGCTTAAGAAGGAGGTGGAGGAGGGGAACTTCCGTGAGGATCTCTACTACCGCCTGAATGTTATCAGTATTGAGCTCCCCCCTTTGAGGGATCGCAGGGAGGATGTTCAGGAACTGGCCGAGTTCTTTGTGGAGAAGTACGCTGAGATCAACCGCAAAGGGAAATGCAGTCTCGGCGAGAAGGCGCTTAAGGCGCTCATAGATTACGAGTGGCCCGGCAACGTACGTGAACTGGAGCACACCATAGAGCGTGCCGTTGTCCTCTGCCGTGAGAATATCATAACCGAGCGTGACCTTTTCCTCCACGGCATCACCGTTAAGCAGTTTTTACTGGAGGGGGACGACTATGTGCCTGAGGCTCCGGCGGCAAAGAGCGGCGAAAGCGGCGGCGACTATTCCCCCCCTCAGGAACAGCCTAATGGTGAAGAGGAGCCCCGTAACGGATCTGGGCTTAATGTTGGGAGCACCATCGCCGAGATGGAGCGGGAGCTTATCCTCAAAACCCTCGAGGATGTAGGGGGCAATCGCACAAAAGCCGCCGAAATCCTCGGTATCACAGTCCGCACCCTGCGGAACAAGCTCAACGAATACCGCCAGAGCGGACACTACTCAGACTGA
- the fliI gene encoding flagellar protein export ATPase FliI, translating into MKNLTRLNRISKSEDVIISGKVTKIVGLTIEASGPLLGIGTRCAIEGTGGTVLAEIIGFRDDRVLLMPYGESEGIAPGSRVYNTASGNTVKVSENMLGRILDGLGNPIDGKGPIRDYELVNVYNTPPQPLDREIIKDVISSGIKSIDSLITMGSGQRVGIFAGSGVGKSVLLGMIARNTEADVNVIALIGERGREVREFVERDLGEEGLKRSVVIVATSDQSALVRKLGAFAATAVAEYFRDKGQNVMFMMDSVTRFAMAQREIGLTVGEPPASKGYTPSVFALLPKLLERAGTKKGKGAVTGLYTVLVEGDDMNDPIADSVRSIIDGHVVLDRDLAAKNHYPAVDVLRSASRLMKEVIPDEDFARAGRFRDLLSSYREAEDLINIGAYVKGSNPKIDEAIAKIDKINNFLRQGMNESYKYEDTRNILNSIVAE; encoded by the coding sequence ATGAAGAACTTAACTCGTCTGAACAGGATCAGTAAATCCGAAGATGTGATTATCTCCGGCAAGGTAACAAAGATTGTCGGACTCACCATAGAAGCGAGCGGACCCCTCCTCGGTATCGGCACGAGATGCGCCATCGAGGGAACGGGGGGGACCGTTCTTGCGGAGATCATCGGTTTCCGTGACGATCGTGTACTACTCATGCCCTACGGCGAAAGCGAGGGTATCGCACCGGGGAGCCGTGTTTACAACACCGCCTCCGGCAACACCGTAAAGGTATCCGAAAACATGCTGGGTCGCATTCTGGACGGCCTCGGCAACCCCATCGACGGTAAAGGTCCTATCCGTGACTATGAACTAGTAAACGTCTACAACACACCACCACAGCCGCTGGACAGGGAGATCATCAAGGATGTAATATCCTCTGGGATCAAGTCCATCGATTCCCTTATAACCATGGGGAGCGGCCAGAGGGTGGGGATCTTCGCAGGTTCCGGTGTGGGTAAATCAGTGCTTCTCGGCATGATCGCAAGGAACACCGAAGCGGATGTGAACGTCATAGCCCTAATCGGAGAGCGTGGCAGAGAGGTTCGGGAGTTCGTGGAGCGTGACCTTGGAGAGGAGGGGCTCAAGCGCAGCGTGGTTATCGTGGCCACCAGTGACCAGTCCGCCCTTGTCAGAAAGCTGGGAGCCTTCGCCGCCACAGCCGTTGCGGAATATTTCCGTGATAAGGGGCAGAACGTTATGTTCATGATGGACTCTGTAACACGATTTGCCATGGCCCAAAGGGAGATAGGCCTCACAGTGGGGGAACCCCCCGCCTCGAAAGGTTATACCCCCTCCGTCTTTGCACTCCTGCCGAAGCTCCTTGAGCGGGCGGGTACTAAGAAGGGGAAGGGTGCTGTAACGGGGCTCTATACTGTCCTTGTCGAGGGGGACGATATGAACGATCCCATCGCAGACTCCGTACGTTCCATTATCGACGGCCACGTTGTTCTGGACAGGGATCTCGCCGCAAAGAACCACTACCCTGCGGTGGATGTGCTCCGCAGTGCCAGCCGACTCATGAAAGAGGTTATCCCCGATGAGGATTTCGCCAGAGCGGGGAGGTTCCGTGACCTGCTCTCATCCTATCGTGAGGCGGAGGATCTCATCAACATCGGTGCATACGTTAAGGGGAGCAACCCGAAGATCGATGAGGCGATAGCCAAGATCGACAAGATCAATAACTTTCTCCGTCAGGGGATGAATGAATCATATAAATACGAAGATACCCGCAACATCCTGAACTCCATAGTGGCGGAGTAA
- a CDS encoding peptidase U32 family protein, with product MTELLSPAGNFEKMDYAIRYGADAVYLAGEGFGLRAKAGNFDNHKLEEALRYLQRQGKRGYVTVNAYLRTEEFDDLRKYLGELEDLAPDALIVSDPGVFAEIRRMGLKTPVHISTQANVTNLSAVNFWADMGAERVILARELDRDELKRIAAGAKAEIEVFVHGAMCISMSGRCLMSNYMTGRDANAGLCTHPCRWKFALMEEQRPGEYFPVEEDERGTYFFNSKDLCLIDYIGDLVSMGIKSLKIEGRMKSVMYAAVTTGVYRQALDKALEDPYNYVADPGWLDMLKSVSHRDYTQGFYNGYADMESMNYGSSNYIQECDFLGSVDEKGLIHARNRFERGEELEIVSPDMSIRNAFIEELMENGDTPMEAARPNYRYTIGEELKEGSILRRCRR from the coding sequence ATGACAGAACTTCTGAGCCCCGCCGGCAATTTCGAAAAGATGGACTACGCCATCCGCTATGGTGCCGATGCTGTTTACCTCGCAGGTGAGGGCTTCGGTCTTCGTGCCAAGGCTGGGAACTTCGATAACCATAAGCTTGAGGAGGCGCTCAGGTATCTCCAGCGGCAGGGGAAGCGGGGATACGTTACCGTTAATGCCTACCTCCGCACCGAAGAGTTTGATGATCTGCGCAAGTATCTTGGGGAGCTGGAAGATCTTGCACCGGATGCCCTCATCGTATCGGATCCCGGAGTCTTTGCGGAGATACGGAGGATGGGCCTGAAGACGCCTGTTCATATAAGCACCCAGGCGAATGTTACCAACCTTTCCGCTGTGAACTTCTGGGCGGATATGGGTGCGGAGCGGGTTATTCTCGCACGTGAACTGGATCGTGACGAGCTTAAGAGGATCGCCGCCGGAGCAAAGGCTGAGATCGAGGTCTTCGTCCACGGTGCAATGTGCATATCGATGTCGGGCAGATGCCTGATGAGTAATTATATGACGGGGCGTGATGCCAATGCAGGGCTTTGTACCCATCCATGCCGTTGGAAATTTGCCCTCATGGAGGAGCAGAGACCGGGGGAGTACTTCCCCGTAGAGGAGGATGAGAGGGGTACATACTTCTTCAACTCCAAGGATCTGTGCCTTATCGACTACATCGGCGATCTCGTCTCCATGGGTATAAAGAGCCTCAAGATCGAGGGTCGGATGAAGAGCGTTATGTATGCGGCTGTGACAACCGGCGTGTATCGACAGGCTCTGGACAAAGCTTTGGAGGACCCTTACAACTATGTTGCGGATCCGGGTTGGCTCGACATGCTCAAGAGCGTCAGCCACAGGGACTACACCCAGGGATTTTACAACGGTTATGCGGATATGGAATCGATGAACTACGGAAGCTCCAACTATATACAGGAGTGCGACTTTCTAGGCTCGGTGGACGAAAAGGGGCTTATCCATGCCAGAAACCGTTTCGAGAGAGGGGAGGAGCTTGAAATCGTTTCGCCGGATATGTCCATACGCAACGCCTTTATTGAGGAACTCATGGAGAATGGCGACACCCCGATGGAGGCCGCAAGACCGAACTACCGCTACACCATCGGCGAGGAGCTCAAAGAGGGGAGTATTCTAAGAAGATGCAGGAGATAG
- the flgC gene encoding flagellar basal body rod protein FlgC → MSFMSIMDVSATGLSAQRIRIGSISSNLANAQTTRTEDGGPYKRKDVVFEQVMEGELAGGVRVQKVIESDKPPVLKYEPEHPDANEEGYVAYPNVNPIEEMVNMLEASRSYEANTTVLNTSKQLALRALEIGRA, encoded by the coding sequence ATGAGCTTTATGAGTATAATGGATGTTTCGGCAACCGGTCTCTCAGCCCAGAGGATAAGGATAGGTTCCATCTCCTCAAACCTCGCAAACGCCCAGACCACAAGAACCGAAGACGGCGGCCCCTACAAAAGAAAGGATGTTGTTTTCGAACAGGTTATGGAAGGGGAGCTCGCCGGCGGTGTAAGGGTGCAGAAGGTTATCGAGAGCGACAAGCCCCCGGTTCTCAAGTACGAACCGGAACACCCCGATGCAAATGAAGAGGGTTATGTGGCCTACCCCAATGTGAATCCCATTGAGGAAATGGTCAATATGCTTGAGGCGTCAAGGAGTTATGAGGCGAATACCACAGTGCTCAACACATCCAAACAGCTCGCCCTCCGTGCCCTTGAGATAGGAAGAGCCTAA
- the fliF gene encoding flagellar basal-body MS-ring/collar protein FliF yields the protein MALNDVVSQFRDIFNKLTLVQKISIGSAAGAVIITLAALLIWANRPVYKTLFANMTEDDAPAVVEKLKENNVPYRLKEGGATVEVPQEMVYETRLELAREGLPKGGGQGFELFDKSSYGMTEFLQDVNYQRALQGELSRTISSLNEIEEARVHLTIPKNKLFISEDESAKAAVVLKLAGSRLGQEQVKAIASLVAGSVKGLVNENVQIVDTNGRLLSDFLDTEDSPLMLTQTQLEYQKKIERSLELKLNDILGRTVGSGNAVARVTAEIDFSKRESTTEEFDPNPVLRSQQSLSVTSTNSPQTPQGVPGVESNLAEPEVLNNDANSEYEKAEETQNFEVGKKVTREQKAYGTIKRISVAVVVDDKKVTRTEGENEIVETQPRGEEELAAIRNLVAMAVGYNSNRGDQVEVSNISFDTTAESQEQVLLKREKTMELISTASKYAVAVIILILFYFLVIRRILKKMDKTVVYHEDGTVTVASGGHYDEGGLDVTVKDESGFPKTLEELEREVEQELDESAPMDVETVKTKVMVKKIEEFCEEDPEGAANIIKTMLKGG from the coding sequence ATGGCTTTAAATGACGTAGTTTCCCAGTTTAGGGACATTTTCAACAAACTTACACTTGTACAAAAGATCAGTATCGGCTCGGCGGCCGGAGCCGTTATCATTACCCTTGCGGCTTTACTCATTTGGGCGAACAGGCCCGTTTATAAAACCCTCTTTGCGAATATGACTGAGGACGATGCACCCGCCGTTGTGGAGAAGCTGAAGGAGAACAACGTTCCCTACAGGCTCAAGGAGGGTGGCGCCACCGTTGAGGTTCCCCAGGAGATGGTTTACGAAACGAGGCTTGAGCTTGCCCGTGAGGGTCTGCCCAAAGGTGGCGGACAGGGCTTTGAGTTGTTTGATAAATCATCCTACGGAATGACCGAGTTCCTTCAGGACGTTAACTACCAGAGGGCTCTGCAGGGTGAACTTTCCCGAACCATATCAAGCCTGAACGAGATCGAAGAAGCTAGGGTGCACCTTACAATCCCCAAGAACAAGCTCTTCATATCCGAGGATGAATCCGCCAAGGCCGCTGTTGTGCTCAAGCTCGCTGGTAGCAGGCTGGGTCAGGAGCAGGTTAAGGCTATCGCATCCCTCGTTGCAGGTTCTGTGAAGGGGCTTGTTAATGAGAACGTTCAGATCGTAGACACCAACGGACGTCTTTTGAGCGACTTCCTTGACACCGAAGACTCTCCGCTGATGCTCACCCAGACCCAGCTCGAATACCAGAAGAAGATTGAACGCTCCCTAGAGCTTAAGCTTAACGATATACTCGGCAGAACAGTGGGAAGCGGTAATGCCGTTGCCCGGGTTACTGCGGAGATAGATTTCTCTAAAAGGGAATCCACCACTGAGGAGTTCGACCCCAACCCTGTTCTGCGCTCCCAGCAGTCCCTCTCTGTCACAAGCACAAACTCCCCTCAGACACCCCAGGGGGTTCCCGGTGTGGAATCTAATCTGGCTGAGCCTGAGGTACTGAACAACGATGCTAACTCCGAGTATGAAAAAGCGGAGGAGACCCAGAACTTCGAGGTGGGCAAGAAGGTCACGAGGGAACAGAAGGCCTATGGAACCATCAAGCGCATCTCCGTGGCAGTTGTTGTGGATGATAAGAAGGTCACCCGTACCGAGGGCGAGAATGAGATAGTAGAGACCCAGCCCCGCGGTGAAGAAGAGCTTGCCGCCATACGCAACCTTGTGGCTATGGCAGTGGGCTACAACAGCAACAGAGGGGATCAGGTGGAGGTCTCCAACATATCCTTCGATACGACGGCAGAGAGCCAGGAGCAGGTTCTGCTCAAGCGTGAGAAAACCATGGAGCTTATCAGTACGGCATCGAAATACGCCGTTGCCGTTATTATCCTTATCCTCTTCTATTTCCTCGTTATCCGCAGGATTCTCAAGAAGATGGACAAAACCGTCGTATACCATGAGGATGGCACGGTTACCGTTGCCTCCGGCGGCCATTACGACGAAGGGGGGCTTGACGTTACCGTGAAGGATGAATCAGGATTTCCCAAAACGCTCGAAGAGCTTGAGCGTGAGGTTGAACAGGAGCTTGACGAAAGCGCACCTATGGATGTAGAGACAGTTAAAACAAAAGTTATGGTTAAGAAGATAGAAGAATTCTGCGAGGAAGACCCCGAAGGGGCTGCTAATATTATTAAAACCATGCTTAAGGGCGGTTAA
- the fliG gene encoding flagellar motor switch protein FliG produces the protein MSIGTPQGIKRAATVMIALGEESSSRLFAFLDDDEVQELSKEIAMTKVVPPEEMDEAIEDFYNMILAKKFIAKGGIEYAKSVLVKSLGPERARKIIDRLTKMLEQSSGFEFLTKIDPKQLAKFIQTEHPQTIALILAHLDASHAAESLAQLPEEMKAEITLRIANLQDISPSVVKTLSRVLEERFESLSSYNVEVGGVKSVAEIFNRMDRSTSKVTLEKLEKEAPELVAAIRDMMFVFDDIKELNDIAIQEILKKADKKVLTLALKGADDETKERFFRNMSKRAVETMKEEMDYMGPIKLKEVEKAQHEIVAIVRELDEEGVINIGGGEEDQYV, from the coding sequence GTGAGTATTGGAACACCCCAGGGAATAAAAAGAGCGGCCACGGTTATGATCGCACTCGGAGAGGAATCCTCTTCGAGACTTTTTGCCTTTCTGGACGACGATGAGGTGCAGGAGCTTTCCAAAGAGATAGCAATGACCAAGGTTGTCCCTCCGGAGGAGATGGACGAGGCGATTGAGGACTTCTACAACATGATCCTCGCCAAGAAGTTCATAGCAAAGGGTGGTATCGAATACGCCAAGTCTGTCCTTGTTAAATCCCTCGGACCCGAACGAGCCAGAAAGATCATCGACAGGCTCACAAAGATGCTCGAGCAGTCGAGCGGCTTTGAGTTCCTTACGAAGATCGACCCCAAGCAGCTCGCCAAGTTTATCCAGACCGAGCACCCCCAGACCATCGCCCTTATCCTCGCCCATCTGGATGCGAGCCATGCGGCGGAATCCCTCGCCCAGCTTCCCGAGGAGATGAAGGCGGAGATAACTCTGAGAATCGCAAACCTGCAGGATATATCCCCCTCCGTTGTTAAGACCCTTTCCAGGGTGCTTGAGGAGCGTTTTGAATCCCTTAGCTCATACAACGTAGAGGTGGGTGGTGTTAAGTCCGTTGCGGAGATCTTCAACCGTATGGATAGAAGCACAAGCAAGGTAACACTCGAAAAGCTTGAGAAGGAAGCTCCCGAGCTCGTAGCGGCCATCAGGGATATGATGTTCGTATTCGATGATATCAAGGAGCTTAACGATATCGCCATACAGGAAATCCTCAAAAAAGCCGATAAAAAGGTGCTCACCCTCGCCCTTAAGGGTGCGGATGATGAAACCAAGGAGCGTTTCTTCCGAAACATGTCAAAGCGTGCCGTTGAGACAATGAAGGAGGAGATGGACTATATGGGCCCCATCAAGCTCAAAGAGGTGGAGAAGGCGCAGCATGAGATCGTCGCCATCGTCCGTGAGCTTGACGAAGAGGGGGTTATCAACATCGGCGGCGGAGAAGAGGATCAGTACGTATAA
- the flgB gene encoding flagellar basal body rod protein FlgB, giving the protein MQGIFNAIHTDSIGYAMDTASAKNGVIAENIANVDTPGYKAGKLEFGEAMAEYMGEGKKLPLSRTDDMHLPPKDEIMDPSSFIRKQNNPSLRNDGNDVNLDYEMSELAQNTVRYQELSLLSSHGFTKMKSAIQGR; this is encoded by the coding sequence ATGCAGGGAATCTTCAACGCAATCCACACAGACTCAATCGGCTATGCCATGGACACCGCATCCGCCAAGAACGGCGTGATAGCGGAGAATATAGCCAATGTGGACACACCCGGCTATAAGGCGGGTAAGCTTGAGTTTGGAGAGGCTATGGCCGAATATATGGGTGAAGGGAAAAAATTGCCCTTATCCAGAACCGATGACATGCACCTCCCCCCGAAGGATGAGATTATGGACCCCTCCTCCTTCATAAGAAAGCAGAATAACCCTTCGCTCCGTAACGACGGCAACGACGTAAACCTCGATTACGAGATGAGCGAACTTGCACAGAATACCGTGCGCTATCAGGAGCTGAGCCTCCTTTCATCCCACGGGTTCACCAAAATGAAGTCTGCAATACAGGGAAGGTAG
- a CDS encoding O-methyltransferase: MYPAITDPNIDRFLASFHRGKLKDIHDYAEKHGVPSVEPEVGELLCILSKLSGAERILDLGCGIGASTNYLYRGSPGARITGIDFNCNRVTVAKALSTELGSDIEFFCMSAPEYLEQNGETFDLVFVDTVKRKYSHIWNLIKKRINPGGIVIFDDVLLFGYPAMERSEIPEKYRQGCDELIQFLEEVKTEKPEDSTILPIASGVMLIQF; the protein is encoded by the coding sequence ATGTACCCTGCGATTACAGACCCTAATATTGACCGCTTCCTTGCCTCTTTTCATAGGGGAAAGCTCAAGGATATCCACGATTACGCCGAAAAGCACGGTGTTCCATCCGTTGAACCGGAGGTCGGTGAGCTGCTTTGCATACTCTCCAAGCTGTCCGGTGCAGAGCGGATACTGGATCTCGGCTGCGGAATAGGCGCATCCACAAACTATCTTTACCGGGGCTCACCCGGAGCCAGAATCACCGGAATAGACTTCAACTGCAACCGTGTAACCGTTGCAAAGGCGCTCTCCACAGAGCTTGGGAGCGATATAGAGTTCTTCTGCATGTCCGCCCCCGAGTATCTGGAACAGAACGGAGAGACTTTCGACCTTGTCTTTGTAGACACCGTTAAAAGGAAGTACAGCCACATCTGGAACCTTATTAAGAAGCGCATAAACCCCGGGGGGATTGTTATCTTTGATGATGTCCTCCTGTTCGGCTATCCAGCCATGGAGAGATCGGAGATCCCTGAGAAATACCGTCAGGGGTGCGACGAACTTATACAGTTCCTAGAAGAAGTTAAAACAGAAAAGCCGGAGGATTCAACCATACTCCCCATCGCCTCCGGTGTAATGCTGATACAGTTTTAG
- the fliJ gene encoding flagellar export protein FliJ, translating into MKREFKLQKVLEHRERIVDLEKSKLSELRAKQRSVQEQLEGMNRTILEKMSELEGVKQRGEFPFIKMYDDFLRKLQYHRRNLERTLRDAERAVEKQKAKVVQSMNDHKVMLKLKEKHDKEYIDYLNKEEMKMIDDLMVSRQRMNDE; encoded by the coding sequence ATGAAAAGGGAATTCAAGCTCCAGAAGGTTCTGGAACACAGGGAGAGGATAGTTGACCTTGAAAAAAGCAAGCTCTCCGAACTGCGGGCGAAACAGCGGAGTGTTCAGGAACAGCTTGAGGGTATGAACCGCACCATTCTTGAGAAGATGTCGGAGCTGGAGGGTGTAAAGCAGAGGGGGGAGTTCCCCTTCATAAAGATGTACGATGATTTCCTTCGCAAGCTTCAGTACCATAGGCGGAATCTGGAAAGAACGCTCAGGGATGCTGAACGTGCCGTGGAGAAGCAGAAGGCTAAGGTTGTTCAGTCGATGAACGATCATAAAGTTATGCTGAAACTGAAGGAAAAACATGATAAAGAATACATCGACTACCTTAATAAAGAGGAGATGAAGATGATAGATGACCTTATGGTCAGCAGGCAGAGGATGAACGATGAGTAG